The region ATTCTTTCGGAATCTGTGGAAGTATCGGGGATGGGGAAAGAACAAAAACATGATTTAAAGCAAATTTTAGATGCTGTTCACATCTGGGATCAATTTTGTAGCAAAATCAAAGAGAACTACCAACTAACTCTTGAAAGAGGCCTGTCTCCCAGAGAAAGAGATTCAAGTCGCATCTCCGCTATCTTACGGGAGATCATTTCTGTTCCAGAAGAAGAAAGAGAGGATATACTTGCCTATCTGAAAGGAAACGGAATCTTGTTGGATGAGGTAGAAGAGAGTACATTATCCTTTTTATTAAAGAATTATAAAGAGAAAGGCAGCTTTTTATAGTTTGGTAGAATTCTATTCAACGACCGGTTTTTTTACTTCCAATCATATTTATTCTTTGTATCGTATCTCGAAACTATGAGAGATCAGAGTATTGATATCCTACGTGGATTGTTTGTCTTTCTTATGATACTTGTTAACCTTCCTGGTTCCTGGGGGGCGATGTACACTCCACTCCAACATGCCGAAAAGACAGGAATCCACTTAGCAGATTTAGTATTTCCTGGATTTTTATATGTCCTCGGTTTTAGTTATTACCTGCAAATAGCAAATGAGAATTCCATTCGCTCCTGGAAAAAAGCTGTGTTTCGCGTTTTCCTTATCTTTCTATTAGGTATTTTTTTATCCTTATTCCCAAAATGGAATTGGGAAGAGTTTCGTTTGATGGGAGTTCTACAGAGGATTGCACTCGTTTATGCTATCATCTATTTACTTTTACCCAAGGCAAAGCTCGGACCTTCTTTTTGGCTAAGCTTTTTCTTTTTGTCCCTTCTAAGTCTTGGCAATGAATTTTGGAACCAGAGGCTAGGTGGGTTTCAGTGGGAAAGTTTTGAGACCAAAGAAAGTTTATCAGCGTATTTGGACCGCTTCCTTCTTGGTAAACATATCTGGAAACCTGACTATGATCCCGAAGGAGTATTAACAACTATCATTTCTGTACAAAGTGCACTTTTAGGTTTTTTATCCGCTTGGTTTCGACAAAACAAAAAAGATACCCTTATCCAATTGGCATTTGTATTTCTCTTGTTTGCTCTTGTCATCACAATCCCAAGACCGCCCAGTAAACTCTTCTGGAATCTATCCTTTGTTTTTTGGAATGCCTGTTTTTGTACTCTTTTCTTAGATTTGATCCAAAGAGGGCAAAGGGTTTCCATCGGCTTTCAGGTAGCGTATTGGATGTTTTCACCCTTCGGGAGGCATGCACTTCTCCTGTTCTTTTTGATGGGGTTTTTGGCTCGATTGGAAATCTACCGAACAAGTATAAAGATTGGATTTGGATTTTTGGCTAAGGTAAGTAAGGATCCCAAACTTTCGAGCCTACTAATTTCTTTTGCATTGTATTTGTGTTTTCTCTTCTTACTATTTCTTTATGATTCTCTAAGCAGACAACCAAGAAGAAACGAGAGCTCAATGCAATAAACTCTCGATCTTTCCTGTGACTGTTTTTCGGTGTTCCTCAAATTCCTTGAGATTGTCTACATTCCCCGTATCGATATAAGCAACTAAAGATTTACCCTGTTTGACGAGCGAACGATACGTACTCATAATCTCTGACAAAATTTTCTTATCTTCTTGGCTCAAGTTTCCATCCCGAAACAATTTTTCCAATTGTTGCAAGCTTGTTTCGGTGATGGAAATATAGGACTCCATTACTCCTTTCGTTGTTTCTGCATCATAACTTTGTGCAACAAATCCATCCGAAAGGCTGCCCATTGCCATATAGGTGAGGTAAAGGGACTGCATGGAAACTGTCCCCAAAACTTCCAAGACCAAACTAGAAGAAGGCTGTGTTGTTTGTTTTTTTCCCTTCTCTGCCTGGAGAGGGGAGGTGCAGCAAGTTTTGAAGAACACAAAAAACAAAAGAGCGGAACTTGTGAATAAAGAACGCATGGATGTGCATTGTATCCAATAAGACATAGTCTAGGTCAAACTCCTTTTTATACCCAAAGGTAGTCTTTAGCTCCTCGATTTGCCTCCCGGTTGGGAATGCTTACACTTTTTGTTCCTTTTTTAGGGATATGGTGAGGAAAAATCTTGACACTGGTTCAAAAATGAATAAAAATGCAACAAATAGCGTAAATGTGTTAAAAATGTTTCGTTCAGAGGACAAAATGAAAAAAATCGGAATATTCGGAGCTCTTCTGGCTCTTTGGCTCGCCTCTCCTTTGGCAGCCCAAAGCCAGACTGAGATGTTCAGTCGGGTGGGGGTCGTGGGCGACTCGCTAAGCCATGGTTTCTTTGGTGTAACAGTGGAAAAGAAAACGCAAGACTGGGCCTATCCCGTTTTAGTCTCCAAACAAGCAGGTGCTTCCGTATCTTATAACGTATTAAAAGGACCTTATGTCAATTT is a window of Leptospira ryugenii DNA encoding:
- a CDS encoding heparan-alpha-glucosaminide N-acetyltransferase domain-containing protein, with the translated sequence MRDQSIDILRGLFVFLMILVNLPGSWGAMYTPLQHAEKTGIHLADLVFPGFLYVLGFSYYLQIANENSIRSWKKAVFRVFLIFLLGIFLSLFPKWNWEEFRLMGVLQRIALVYAIIYLLLPKAKLGPSFWLSFFFLSLLSLGNEFWNQRLGGFQWESFETKESLSAYLDRFLLGKHIWKPDYDPEGVLTTIISVQSALLGFLSAWFRQNKKDTLIQLAFVFLLFALVITIPRPPSKLFWNLSFVFWNACFCTLFLDLIQRGQRVSIGFQVAYWMFSPFGRHALLLFFLMGFLARLEIYRTSIKIGFGFLAKVSKDPKLSSLLISFALYLCFLFLLFLYDSLSRQPRRNESSMQ